The Neurospora crassa OR74A linkage group I, whole genome shotgun sequence genome segment ACCTCGACCCTCAAGAGACAGAACTCGACCAAGAACCGGCCTCGCCCTAGTCTAGGTGTGCCTGTGAAGCAGACCGCGAAGGATCATCCGCCaacgaagaaggagaaggaagtggaCGAAGGTTTTTTGGCACGCATGACGCGTCCAACCGCGGCATCCGCCTCCAAGACCGCTGAGAAGGTTGTCACATCGCCACCCAGGAGGTCATCGGCCACGCCCGGACCTGCCGCGAAGAGAAGTCTCAGCAAGCCACGGACCAAAAAACCTGCCACTAAATCTGCAGCACCATCTGCGGCTACGACACCGAAACAGTCTCGTGCTGGTTCAGCTGCGGCCAAGGCTGAGCCGGTTCCCAAGGCAGAAGAAGCTGTTGAGGTGCCCCTCCCCACTGTGACGGAGACTCCTCAAGAAGTTGCTCAGCCGGTAGAGGAAGCCACGGAAGCTCCCCAAACCCCCACTTCTGACGTTCATGTTGTTAAGGAGGAGATGCCAGCCCAGGAGACTGAAGCCGCCCCCTCGTCCGCTGCCGAGGTTGTTGATACCACCGATGCTGACATCTAGGAGCACGGCGAGGAGAAGTCTGCCAGCACTTCGGAATTTAAGCACACTTCTGATTCGTAAAAGGAAGCCAGAAATGGTGGATGTGATCGCTTTTTGGCCTGTAGAGTCTTTTTTAATCACCCCTATTACTTGTTCGAGACAGTGAAAGAGGGGGATGCAGTGTTACTGGGTTAGCACATTTCATGATACCTTTGTAGAAAGACCAATCACACATTTGTAAGAAAGTTGGCGAAGCATGAAGTATGAATGCATAGCAGATAGTGGGTTGTACAGCACCCTGGAGCAGGATGAATCGATCCCTTTTCTTATCAATCTTGGTGATATCTGTTTCCACGGTGAGTGCTGATGATTTAGTTGTCATGCATAGATCATAGCATACAGGATGCCAGCTCGTTGTCTTTCTTGGCCTCATACCTCATATTCACATAGCAAGAACCAAGGATGAGCTCTGCTTTGCCAATGTCTATTCCTTTCCATGTTTGTCCAGTCTTGCTAAGTCGTCTAGTGTACAATGGAATCACATCCGTATCGTACACTGCGCACAGAAATGGTTGGCTCCAGTTCAGGTTTGAGATCCTCCCAAAGTGCGGtgactcttcctcctcttcttctattcCTCTCGCTTCCTTCCCAACAATGCCTTCCTTTCACCGAATTCATGTCCTATCCCCACCGTCCATCCTTgagaccctcctccttcttcttcttctacccaTCTATTTTACCTTGCACAAAACCAGCCCACCAACTTTCCTCTCCACTGCCTCCCTAACCTCCAACACACCTCTATCAGTGTTCACAAACAAACACTCGCCCAACTGCAACCCCTTCATGTATCCCGCGGGAAAGCCCCTCGCCACACGGTTCAGCTGTTCCAGGGAGGCAGTCACCAGCCTCGACGGCTTCGAAATCGGCTTCAGCTCCTTCAAGACGGGTTCCTCGTTCCAGTACTTGAGTCCCACCCACAACCGGCGCGTGGCCACGTTGGCACTGGTCACGGGCTCGGGCTCGTAGGTCATGAGGGCCTCGGGCGTGGGCGGGTGAGGACCGCCCCGcgtgatggaggagatgaagcCTGCGCGGTGCAGGGCCAGGGCCAGGGCGAGGTTGTACTTGGTGTTGGGCAGGGAGGTCAGGCCCAGGCGAGCGCGCGAGGCGTTTTGGAGGTGCGAGCACATGTTGGTGATTTGTTGAATGCCCATTTTGAAGGTTTGATGATGCCCGTGTGGGACTTTTGTGTTgctgaagagagagagagaaaatggTATGCACTGGGTGATGGGTtataaagagagagaagtcGGCCGTCGTCGCGTAAGTCGTCGGGTCGATCGGCTGGTATGGCTTGGTCCGTCCGGTGTAGAAGTGCTCGGGAGATGCGGCGGCGAACTGGGGACCTTGCGGgatgaagagaaggatgATGCGGgatgaagagaaggatgATGCGGGTGAGGAATCGGTGCTGCAGCGACGGGGCGTCTTGAGGTTAGTCTAGGCGTGCCGATGAAGATTCGCgggacagaaaaaaaaaaaaaaaaaaaggaagattgCAACGCACAACCAATCGGGAGACCGTAGCTGTTGCGCACAGTCGGGTGGCCGTCACGGGTCGGTGGTCGTGATGGAGGAATTCGGACTTCGGAGGAGCCGTAAAAACAAGTGGAGGTTTCGGGACTCGCGAATGCGGCGCGCAACGGGGTCCGGATGCGAATTGCGGTTTCGAGGTCTCGATCGGGATGGCTCCGTTAGGTAAGTTGTGCTGCCGATTTTTTGTCCCCCTGCTGCTCTGTCCGCTTCTGCCGTACGGCACTACGTACGGGCTGGCGGGCGTGCGTGCGTTTGCTTGGCCGCCGGGGCCGTGTGGAGGACGGACAGGGATGGTTCGAGAAAAGACCTCAGGCTGAGCGTTGAAAGAGTGAATGACCTCGGGCAATGACCTCCACTGTGCCTTGCACGAAAGTCACTGCAAAAGAGACCCCTGCTGCCCTGAAAGGCCTCCCGTCCCTCCGCCAGAGAGACCAGAAGGTGTCTGTCCGGTGGGGCTTTCTTGGTAGCTCTCCAGGTTTATTGAGGATGGATCCTGCTTACCCCAccttttttcttgtctttcCCTCCCGctcctttccctcctcgtcAATTGTGAAAGAAGGACTGGAGAGTGTGACAATTGACTTGCTCGTGCTTCTTTCTTGGCATCCCACCTTAAGCGCCCAGGCGGACCATCCAGTGACCATCCAGGACGATGCAACCACCAGGCAAGGTCACCTCTACCGGCACTAGGGGTCGCATCACCGACCTATCGTGCGCGCTGGTTGGATGGCTGTGTGCTGATTGCGCCATGGAGTGAGAGCCGAATGTGAAGAACCAGACCACGGTCTCCTGCAAGGGTATGTAAGAGGTAGGGTACTATCGCAAAGACGCGGAAGCCGAGTggcttttgttttctttggGTTCCGTCATCTCTGATATTAGGCGTGATAGCCCTCGGGTGGGAAGCTGAGAAAGTTTGCTGTCTTTCAGTTCTCTCAATCCTTTTTACcgttgttgtgttgttgtgTTTGTTCACTCAAGCGAGTTCGTTGATCACAAAAGATGGCCGCCcgtgagggagaggagaacGTCGGCACGTTGTAAGTTTGTCTTCCGTTGATCCCATAAAGAGGTGATAGTTCCTGGGCGCATTCTGACTGATTGATTCGCTGCATAGCTTTGGTGATATTCACTACTTCTACGGCCCTCCAACAAATAACCCGCCTCATCACAGGTTCGACAAGGGCTCCTATGTATACCTTTTCGAAGATGCCAACTTGGGCCGCGCACGGCTGGAGATTGCGAACCAACCTGGAAGGGAAGACCAGGATGCTTTCGATGGCTGTAAGCATTAGGATTTAGAGTGAGAGCTCGAGACGACAGTGGGAAGGCTAACATCATGTGTCGCCAGACCTCGACAAAACCCATCTCGAGTACGATTACAACCACACCTGCCTTGTAACTTTGACGGTTGGCGAGGTCGAGGGCTACGAGGAGTGGCATCTACCAACATACGACCCTCACAATCAGGCCAAGTACCATTACAAGCTTCACTCGCTCGACATTTACTTTCACAACCATCAAGATGCTCTGCAATTCGTCAATGGCATCCGACGTGTGCTCCCTCCGCACCAGTGCGATGTCCACAACGAGCCAGGACCACCACCTCGGCACGATACCGAAGTCAGCGCGGTAGTCCAGCAACTCGAGAGGGCAGCAATCGCTGACCACGGTACACCCCCGACCACTTTATCACAGCCTCCGCAAGTTGGCGCAATCCAGTCTTTTGCTCCGCCGCCCATGTCTGCAGTGTCTGCTTCCCACGATCACTCGACACCATCGCCTCAAGCATTTGTTCCGATGGCCTATAACCCAGCCGCGCCACCTGCCGCCGAACCCGTACGGTACCGCGAGAAGACGCCTCCCCCAGAGGATGCCGCGGTGAACCCGTTGCACCAGACTCTGGCCTACGATGCGACCACTCCCTTCTCACCAGGCCTGCCTCCCCCCAGCGGCCGCGGACCTTTGAGCCCAGGCATTCCTCCGCCAAACCTACAGCACCCGCCTGGAGCTCCGACCTTTGCTGCTCCTCCCCAGCACAGCGTGACCTCACCCGGCTTCGCGCCCCAGGGATTCGGCGCGCTTGGAGGCGGCTACCCGACAGGCCTCAGCCAACCGCCCGTACATCCCGGAGTACAAAGGTCTGTCACCATGCCTGGTGGGCTCCCCAGTCCCGGTCTCGTCAGCCCTGGATTTGCTAGCCCATATGGCCAAGGATACCCAGCCCAACCTGCTTCGGTCGCTGCGGTTGGCGGCTACGGAGCCGTTCCTCCTACTCCCACGCCACCTGGTGCTGGTTACGTGGCTGCGCCGTCGCCGATACCGCCGTCGATGCAGCAAGGAGCGGGTTATGGGCAGAATGTCGCTGGACAGCAAGAGTATGGGGTCCACCATCAGTTGTATGTGCCtgagcagaa includes the following:
- a CDS encoding mitochondrial 37S ribosomal protein MRPS8 is translated as MGIQQITNMCSHLQNASRARLGLTSLPNTKYNLALALALHRAGFISSITRGGPHPPTPEALMTYEPEPVTSANVATRRLWVGLKYWNEEPVLKELKPISKPSRLVTASLEQLNRVARGFPAGYMKGLQLGECLFVNTDRGVLEVREAVERKVGGLVLCKVK